The window aatctatttaTGAAGTTTTGGATTAAAATGTGGTAATTTATTCAGGTGGTTTTTTCAAATCGATATATACATATTCTATATCTATAGTTGATTTGTATGGatctaaaaatattattatttatctatagttgatcatacacacacacacatatatgtaatatttaatACAGATCTGGAAATTTTAGAGTTGATTTTAGGTGAAAATGTGTGTTGAGTATTgctaactttattttattttatttattttgaggTGGTGAAAGTgttgtttttatgtttattgatatttattaattttgattGTGTGTTGCTTTATTCAATTATTTGTTATTCCTCTTTTAAGATTAAAGCAATGATACTAATAATATCTTTACTACTTTAAATGGTCAAATTTCAATCTTTTGAGAGCAGCTCTGGTTGCTCCATTCGACAGttgctgttaaaaaaagttGTTCGTCTAATTGGATGCCGGCTTAATGTAACAATAAAATAGTTTACGCATGCCATTCGAAAATAATATCTTTAGTGGAAGTCTTAAACAAAAGTTGAAGTTATGACAgtgtttttttatgtatatatatgatatttgacaaccaatcattttttagAGAggggttgaaacttgaaaggtACAGCAATAGTTActaaacttaacatattttatgaactttagAGTTAAAAGTTTGCCAtcttttacatccatttgaggTGTTGTAGCTGGAAAGGGTAATGTAATAACTAATGTTTATGGTAATTTGTAATGCAAATATGCAATAAGGACTGTAGTGGATTTTCTTCAAGACTTATAACTTAAGAGCTGGATACTCTACCACTTTTGGTGTCTATTTTTAGTGGTTGTCCCTTTGTGTTTCACATGGTCCTCAGCCAACTTTGGCAACTTGGTGGTGACTTCATTGTAGACTTGAAAATGTGCCTTTATCAACTACCTTTCACTTAGCATATTCTCTCTTCTAGCCTTTCCAGTTATATGTTGTTTTCGTGCTTATGACATTTCTTAATTttctcatttattttttattttattttgttttttcgtatttaatttatttgtacCTGAGCAAGTTCTTCATTGAGGCTCAATTTCATTTCCTATATTTTCTTTACAGGCATGACCAAATGACCTTGTCcgattactatttttattagttGCCCAAAGTCTTTCAAATGTATTCCAATTCTTTGTATAAAAAGGCGAGAGTTTCTTTGTTGAGGTTAACTTGGGAGATTGAGTTTTTTGGATGGAGATCTCCACAAGTTGGAAATAACTTAAGGGATCAAGTTGGAGCAATATTAACcctttgattaaaattaaagaacaagatttaaagatgatatttgaatcttaattttaatctgaGGTCAATATTCCCCTAACTTTACCTCTCAAGTTGAAGAACTTGAGGAAATCGCCATCCGAGTATTTTTGACTTAGTCACTTAGTATATGTGGTTTTACCGGGGTAACTCCGTAACCATCTTGAACACTTTCTTTGGTTACCTTAAGATGTTTAACTAATGAGGCTCAAATCCGAGTCCTCTTATGACTATGACAGCTGACCACTAGGTGGTGtgttactaaaaaaataaatatttactgTTCAGTGTGTCTATCAACCGGCCAAAGAGTTGTATGACTTTAGTATGCTTAATAAGTTAGCAGTCAAAGTTGGAACACTAAGCAAGAttagaccttttttttttctttaagcaTGCAACGCATGTGGCATTTTTTCCTCATTTATGTTTTCGGTTCGGAGAAAACAAATCTTTTAGATAAGAAAAAATTGTACTTGAATTCTTAAATGTTTGGTTTGTGTCTCTATGCATTGATGTAGTTTGTCTTTCACTGCTTTGGACCCCAGCTCTTGAAATAGGCAATGTAGATTTCTTGTACACACAGATACAGATCCAATATTATTTTGAACTATGGCCACTTGTATCTACCCATCTCTGATTTTATTAATACAATTTTGCTTAGTTTTATATCGCCCTGCACATTGCATTGAATAAACTATATGCAATTTGCCCTCTGCCCATTTATAAAGACCatcattttttaatattactTAAGATTTTAGCTGATATTTTATCTCTGGTTTATATAATAAGATAATTAGCTGACTTTACATTTGGGGCAAGAGGTCACTTTTCTACTTGCTTTCTTCTTAATCGCTTCCAAAGTTAACGAAAAATCATATCAGAAGTCATGTTGCATATTACCCAATATTTCTTTGAAAATAATAAGTAAAATGGAAGTTCCAAAGAATGAACAATTTTTAGTGAacttaatgaaaattttgatataaacaCCCTTTTTCACCTTCCTCAAAATCAATCATTTTTATAAACTGTAGTGATTCATGTGGCAAATGATGTTTTGTGTACAACATTAAACCATGTACATAGATTCGAAAATTAATCACTTCCCTGGCCCCTCATGCACTCTGCACCTCTGCAGTGACTTGTTATTTTCTAAAAGAAACTTTAGCACATGGTCCTGCCTAATTAAAGCCTGTCCTATTTCGTCGCCAACTGGTCCATTTTGATTTCCTTTATAGAACTAAATTTCATGGATGGGTTGTATAATTTGTTCCCACCCCGATCTCAGTTAAAAGTTAATATTGATCATTAcataacatttcattttctgttATTCTTTTGCCAGGCCATTGAACCATGGGTGCAGGTGGGCGAATGTCGGATCCAGCAAATGGTGGAAAGAAAACCGAGAGTGAAACGATCCAACGAGTCCCTTACCAAAAACCACCATTCACAGTCGGAGATCTCAAGAAAGCTATTCCACCACATTGTTTTAATCGATCCGTTATCCGTTCCTTTTCTTATGTATTTTACGACCTCACAATTGCTTTCGTTTTGTATTACCTAGCTAATAATTACATCCAATTCCTTCCTAGCCCGCTTGCCTATGTGGCATGGCCCGTATATTGGGCCGTGCAAGGGTGTGTCTTGACTGGTGTTTGGGTCATAGCCCATGAATGTGGCCATCACGCCTTTAGCGACCACCAATGGCTTGATGACACCGTGGGCCTTATTTTACATTCGGCCCTCCTTGTCCCCTACTTCTCTTGGAAATATAGTCACCGCCGCCATCACTCCAACACCGGCTCAATTGAACACGATGAAGTTTTTGTCCCAAAGTTGAAATCTGGTGTCCGGTCATCCGCTCGATACCTAAACAACCCACCAGGGCGGATCCTCACCCTTCTTGTCACCCTCACCCTCGGCTGGCCTTTGTACCTCATGTTCAATGTTTCTGGCCGATACTATGACAGATTTGCATGCCATTTCGACCCAAACAGTCCCATTTACTCCAACCGTGAACGAGCCCAAATATTTATTTCCGATGTCGGTATTTTAACTGTTTTTTTCGTCCTCTTCCGTCTTGCACTAGCTAAAGGACTTACATGGGTCATATCCATGTACGCCGGACCGTTACTTGTAGTAAACGGGTTCTTAGTCCTTATCACATTCTTGCAGCACACACACCCGTCATTGCCTCACTACGACAACACTGAATGGGACTGGTTAAGAGGTGCTCTAGCCACAGTGGACCGAGACTATGGAATCTTGAACAAGGTGTTCCATAACATCACTGACACTCATGTGACACACCATTTGTTCTCCACAATGCCTCATTATCATGCCATGGAAGCCACAAAGGCAATCAAGCCGATTTTGGGAGAATATTATCAATTCGACGGAACATCTGTTTTTAAGGCAATGTACAGGGAAACAAAGGAGTGCATCTATGTTGACAAAGACGAGGAGGTTAAGGACGGAGTCTACTGGTACAGTAATAAGATCTGATCGATGGATTCAAGAGAATGGCAAAATCGTCTTCCTTTTCAAGTCATGTTTATTTAAGTAGTAGTGTATGCTTTGTTTTTGATGGCCGTTCAAGATGAACATGGAAGTGTAGTCagatgaatgaatgaataactTTGTACTTTAATGGATCATAATTCTAGACTTTTATGTATTATGGATCGATCTGCTTTTATcttcatcttttttcttttcatttgtttgatgctatatatcaaaatcagattttcTACAACCTAGAAAGTAATTCAATTTTTTAGttcaaataataatgaaaatctTATGAAATTCCCAAATGAATTGGTTGGAACTTTTCATAGAAGTGTCACAATAATAAATCGGTCAAGTACAACCTGCTCCTATGTCATAAACCTTGCCaaatgttgaaacttgaaacaaACAGATAACACGTTGCATAATCTGTGAGTAGTTTGAGCCAGAAGCTGCATTGTAATTCTAAATTTTCTTTCAGCAAGTTAAATTGTCTCTACACgtacatttttgatatttgtgtTACATTAAATTTAGAAATTTTTTCTTATGACTGCTGAAAAAAATGTTCAGACTGACTCAATTGATGTTAAGTAGAAATACAGATAACATAACATAGTTGTGTATGTTTGGTACAAATAAACCATGGAAAAGCCATCCTCGTTattcattaaccttttatatTTGATGTATTAGTACACCACTAACCGTGTTTTACATTATTGTATTATACAACACTTTAATGTATATTTAGTGGTATACGGTTAAAAGTTGATGATGGACAGATCACCaccttttatatatttgtttataacaTAAAGAAAGGAAAGGAACTGAACTTCCTAGTGTCATCTTACACGGTAACTGGGTCTCAatatctcgacggtgtatgaaggaggttaaaatgtagacaataccttacctctaccaaggtagagagactggttccatgttttacctaaatggtagaaaaggacctccgacATTTGCTTCAAATGAGGATCGAACCTCTGACCACTGTCTCTATAGCCAAAATGTTTACCATTGATTCAAACCAGACTTACCTTTGCCTAGTTAGAGATGTTGGTTTCAAGTTCTACCTAATTGGTAGAAAAGGACCTTTAGCATCTGCATGAGATGAAGATCGAACTTCAGACCACTATCTTCAGAGCCATAATGTTTATCACTGCTTCAAACCACACTGAAAATAATGATCAAAATCTTATCCAATTTGTTTTAATATGATAATTGTTATACAATAACTAAACTATGTTTTCAATTTCTTCCTCGTAATGGTTTGTGTGTCTGATGGTCACACTCCTAAAGGTTTAGATTGCGAGCACTAAAGTTGGATTTGCAAAAGCTTTAAACACTTGAGTTTTCATTTTGTAAGTGGCTACCACCAACTTTCGTAGTTATATGAAGCCCATATATAATGCTTATAAATCCGTGTAAAAACTGTTGCAAAGAATGCTTACCTTTTCTCTCGCAATCTCGAATTGTTTATCCAGTGACATTCGGACATAAATCTAGTTTGAAACCATACATACGTCTACCGATTTATCAATCTACGTGCAGCTtgtgaaaaccaaaaaaactctATCAACAAACCATATGATGTAGTCTAAGAACGATAGCCTAACTTTTTCCATATGTATGAGAtacaaaataatgaaaaaatggaGATGCGGGGTATCGAACCCCGTACCTCTCGCATGCAAAGCGAGCGCTCTACCATGTGAGCTACATCCCCCATTTAACAGTGTTCTccaactaatttaattatccataacttataaaaatgaaGTATATACAAGTATACTAACACATTTATTTACATAGTTCATTGCCAATTATTTCCCCCCAATTCCTTCTCGTTCCCGCCCCCCTCATTTTCTCCAATCTCTCTCCTATTCGCCtgtgctgctgctgctgcttgtTTCTACCCCTTATTCTACCGACTACAATATTAcaggtgtatgtatatataattttagaaTCGCTGCTTACAGTTATTAATATGTAATATTAGTTTTAGGTTTTATTAGTCTAGATATAGTTTCACTTATAAGCAATTGGAAGTTTGGAAAAGaagaaattgatttgatttgcttttatttttatttttattatcctATAGGTTTAATTGCTGAGGtaaaaatctttatatgagAAAGCAAATGAAGAATTGGAAGTTTACATTTCTTACTTACAATATTAAGTGTTATTAAATCTATATAAGAAGTATGTTACCAACACAATGTAGCGATGAGTTTGTTTTTTCTGATAGTTTCTCAAACTTCTTGGCGTTACCTAGATATTTTAAGATGTGTCCGACAGTTGTTGTCTGTGGCTGGGGGTCATCAGTAGGGATCATTACCGGTGGATTAGGCATATCACTAGGTTGATGTATTAGACACATGCATTAGTTGTTGTTATTTCTGTAAACCTTTGGGCAcgtttggttgtagaaaatgttttctagtctttcatttctaattttctagaaaatgaaaggagTTTTTATTTCctagaaaacaaataagaattttgaaaacgcgttctaattagaaaacatgttagagatgtgaGGGGTGGGGGAGGAATGAAAtgtaaaatgaaaatggaaatggaaaacaagaaaaagatgttttaAAGTTATCTATggaaaaatggaaaacattgtttttgttttcttcgaaaacatttttagaaaactatgattagaacgcgttttttgtttttcatgttttattggaaaacgaaaatggaaaacaagggcTGTTTTCCACAACCAAACCcccaaattttataattatctGCCTTTTATCATTCCAAAGTGGTGTTTTTCCTGTGTAACAGAGGGTATTTGGTAACATGGATATAAGGAAGGATGAGGTGGCACAATGTGATTGGTTGTATTGAATCATAAAA is drawn from Erigeron canadensis isolate Cc75 chromosome 9, C_canadensis_v1, whole genome shotgun sequence and contains these coding sequences:
- the LOC122582919 gene encoding delta(12) fatty acid desaturase FAD2 gives rise to the protein MGAGGRMSDPANGGKKTESETIQRVPYQKPPFTVGDLKKAIPPHCFNRSVIRSFSYVFYDLTIAFVLYYLANNYIQFLPSPLAYVAWPVYWAVQGCVLTGVWVIAHECGHHAFSDHQWLDDTVGLILHSALLVPYFSWKYSHRRHHSNTGSIEHDEVFVPKLKSGVRSSARYLNNPPGRILTLLVTLTLGWPLYLMFNVSGRYYDRFACHFDPNSPIYSNRERAQIFISDVGILTVFFVLFRLALAKGLTWVISMYAGPLLVVNGFLVLITFLQHTHPSLPHYDNTEWDWLRGALATVDRDYGILNKVFHNITDTHVTHHLFSTMPHYHAMEATKAIKPILGEYYQFDGTSVFKAMYRETKECIYVDKDEEVKDGVYWYSNKI